One stretch of Cellulomonas wangsupingiae DNA includes these proteins:
- a CDS encoding TIGR03885 family FMN-dependent LLM class oxidoreductase, translated as MVRVGFHNSHEQVHPSALLAATRLAEQRGFDAAMCSDHWAPWQSTQGHSGFAWTWLGSALATTRLPFGVVNAPGQRYHPAIIAQAAATLAAMYPGRFWVALGSGENMNEHITGDGWLPKPVRDARLLECVEVIRALLDGEEVTHDGLVKVDRAKLWTLPDVKPLLIGPAVSVATARNHARWADGLVTVNQPEDKLRRIIAEYRDAGGRGEIALQVHVSFAPTDAEALRLAREQWAGNAIGPPVAWDLDTPEAFDQIADKVSDDLLRGSVLVEHDPQRLADRLVALAELGFDAVYLHQIATDVVPSDDKHPDAAATATRPSSSLEAFVDMAAEHVLPALKEAHA; from the coding sequence ATGGTGCGCGTCGGATTCCACAACTCACACGAGCAGGTCCATCCCTCCGCGTTGCTCGCCGCGACCCGGCTGGCCGAGCAGCGCGGGTTCGACGCCGCGATGTGCTCCGACCACTGGGCACCGTGGCAGTCCACGCAGGGCCACTCCGGGTTCGCGTGGACGTGGCTGGGCTCGGCGCTGGCGACGACCCGGCTGCCGTTCGGCGTCGTGAACGCCCCCGGCCAGCGGTACCACCCGGCGATCATCGCCCAGGCCGCGGCCACGCTGGCCGCGATGTACCCGGGCCGGTTCTGGGTCGCGCTCGGGTCCGGCGAGAACATGAACGAGCACATCACCGGCGACGGGTGGCTGCCCAAGCCCGTGCGCGACGCGCGCCTGCTGGAGTGCGTCGAGGTCATCCGCGCGCTGCTCGACGGCGAGGAGGTCACGCACGACGGCCTGGTGAAGGTCGACCGCGCCAAGCTGTGGACGCTCCCCGACGTGAAGCCGCTGCTCATCGGCCCGGCCGTCTCGGTCGCCACGGCCCGCAACCACGCCCGCTGGGCCGACGGGCTGGTCACCGTGAACCAGCCCGAGGACAAGCTGCGGCGCATCATCGCCGAGTACCGCGACGCCGGCGGACGCGGTGAGATCGCGCTGCAGGTGCACGTCTCGTTCGCCCCCACCGACGCCGAGGCGCTGCGACTGGCGCGCGAGCAGTGGGCGGGCAACGCGATCGGCCCGCCCGTCGCGTGGGACCTCGACACCCCCGAGGCGTTCGACCAGATCGCCGACAAGGTCAGCGACGACCTGCTGCGCGGCTCGGTGCTCGTCGAGCACGACCCGCAGCGGCTCGCCGACCGGCTCGTCGCCCTGGCGGAGCTCGGCTTCGACGCCGTCTACCTGCACCAGATCGCGACCGACGTCGTCCCGTCCGACGACAAGCACCCCGACGCCGCCGCCACGGCCACGCGGCCGTCGTCGTCGCTGGAGGCGTTCGTCGACATGGCGGCCGAGCACGTGCTCCCCGCCCTGAAGGAGGCCCACGCGTGA
- a CDS encoding alpha-amylase family protein — MRIRDTGDLWWKSAVIYCLDVETYMDWDDDGIGDLPGLVQRIDHLAELGVTCLWLMPFYPTADRDDGYDITDYYGVDPRLGDAGDLVELIRTAHDRGIRVIADLVVNHTSDRHPWFRSARRSKDSPYRDWYVWREDAPPDTSKEVVFPDKEDGIWTYDDQAEAWYRHRFYRHQPDLNTANPQVRDAIAKVVGYWAQMGLDGFRVDAVPFFLADAHKGKGDDVDHPHEFLQQLRAFLSRRTGASILMGEVNLPYEQQRTFFGDHTGDGKHEGAELNLQFDFVLMQQMYLALARQDAGPIADTLRTRPEIPHDAQWATFVRNHDELTLDKLSDDERQEVFDAFGPDKDMQLYDRGLRRRLPPMLEGDPRRVRMVYSLLFSLPGTPVLFYGEEIGMGENLAAEGRLAVRTPMQWTSGKNGGFSQAAASRLSGPVTEGAFAPEHVNVSDQRRDPDSLLNFVQKLARRYRESPELGWTTRVEILDQPHAAVLAHRSTWQDASMVALHNLGSEAVRVPLHLDDAGAGTRLIDLLEDDDRTTDDQGRVEIELDGYGCRWLRVVHPGSRRML, encoded by the coding sequence GTGAGGATCCGCGACACCGGTGACCTGTGGTGGAAGTCCGCCGTCATCTACTGCCTCGACGTCGAGACCTACATGGACTGGGACGACGACGGCATCGGCGACCTGCCGGGCCTCGTGCAGCGCATCGACCACCTCGCCGAGCTCGGGGTGACGTGCCTGTGGCTCATGCCGTTCTACCCGACGGCCGACCGCGACGACGGCTACGACATCACCGACTACTACGGCGTCGACCCGCGCCTCGGTGACGCCGGTGACCTCGTCGAGCTGATCCGCACGGCCCACGACCGCGGCATCCGCGTCATCGCCGACCTCGTCGTCAACCACACGTCGGACCGCCACCCGTGGTTCCGCTCCGCGCGGCGCTCGAAGGACAGCCCGTACCGCGACTGGTACGTGTGGCGCGAGGACGCCCCGCCGGACACGTCGAAGGAGGTCGTCTTCCCCGACAAGGAGGACGGCATCTGGACGTACGACGACCAGGCGGAGGCCTGGTACCGGCACCGGTTCTACCGGCACCAGCCGGACCTCAACACCGCGAACCCGCAGGTCCGCGACGCGATCGCGAAGGTCGTGGGCTACTGGGCGCAGATGGGCCTGGACGGGTTCCGCGTCGACGCCGTGCCGTTCTTCCTCGCCGACGCGCACAAGGGCAAGGGCGACGACGTCGACCACCCGCACGAGTTCCTGCAGCAGCTGCGCGCGTTCCTGTCGCGGCGCACGGGCGCCTCGATCCTCATGGGCGAGGTCAACCTGCCGTACGAGCAGCAGCGCACGTTCTTCGGCGACCACACGGGCGACGGCAAGCACGAGGGCGCCGAGCTGAACCTGCAGTTCGACTTCGTGCTCATGCAGCAGATGTACCTGGCGCTGGCCCGCCAGGACGCCGGACCGATCGCGGACACGCTGCGCACGCGCCCGGAGATCCCGCACGACGCCCAGTGGGCGACGTTCGTGCGCAACCACGACGAGCTGACGCTCGACAAGCTCTCCGACGACGAGCGGCAGGAGGTGTTCGACGCCTTCGGCCCCGACAAGGACATGCAGCTGTACGACCGCGGGCTGCGCCGCCGCCTGCCCCCGATGCTCGAGGGCGACCCGCGCCGCGTGCGGATGGTCTACTCGCTGCTGTTCAGCCTGCCGGGCACGCCCGTGCTGTTCTACGGCGAGGAGATCGGCATGGGCGAGAACCTCGCCGCCGAGGGACGGCTCGCGGTCCGCACGCCCATGCAGTGGACGTCCGGCAAGAACGGCGGGTTCTCCCAGGCGGCCGCGTCGCGGCTGTCCGGGCCGGTGACCGAGGGGGCCTTCGCCCCCGAGCACGTCAACGTGTCCGACCAGCGCCGGGACCCCGACTCGCTGCTGAACTTCGTGCAGAAGCTCGCGCGCCGGTACCGCGAGAGCCCCGAGCTGGGCTGGACGACCCGCGTCGAGATCCTCGACCAGCCGCACGCCGCGGTCCTCGCGCACCGCTCGACGTGGCAGGACGCGTCGATGGTCGCGCTGCACAACCTGGGCTCGGAGGCCGTGCGGGTGCCGCTGCACCTCGACGACGCCGGCGCCGGCACCCGCCTCATCGACCTCCTGGAGGACGACGACCGCACGACGGACGACCAGGGCCGGGTGGAGATCGAGCTCGACGGGTACGGGTGCCGGTGGCTGCGCGTGGTGCACCCCGGCTCCCGGCGCATGCTCTGA
- a CDS encoding response regulator, with the protein MVTLEVPNAAHPAVRVLLADDHAAIRAGLRIMLEQSGRVQVVGEAADGDVAVRQARALRPDVVLMDVRMPGTDGIAATAAIVGERLADVVALTTFDLDEYVLGMVRAGAAGFLLKTVGAHELVDAVCRVAAGEGVLAPEVTRRLLDAVASQPVPAAPVPAEADDRLAALTARERDVLDALGDGLSNADIAARLVVSETTVKSHVSHVLGKLGVRTRLQAGVLARDARR; encoded by the coding sequence GTGGTGACGCTGGAGGTCCCGAACGCTGCACACCCCGCCGTCCGGGTGCTGCTGGCCGACGACCACGCGGCGATCCGCGCCGGCCTGCGGATCATGCTCGAGCAGTCCGGCCGGGTGCAGGTCGTCGGGGAGGCGGCGGACGGCGACGTCGCGGTGCGTCAGGCGCGTGCGCTGCGCCCCGACGTCGTGCTGATGGACGTGCGCATGCCGGGGACCGACGGCATCGCCGCGACGGCCGCGATCGTCGGCGAGCGGCTGGCCGACGTGGTGGCGCTGACGACGTTCGACCTCGACGAGTACGTGCTCGGCATGGTGCGGGCGGGGGCCGCCGGGTTCCTCCTGAAGACCGTCGGCGCGCACGAGCTGGTCGACGCGGTGTGCCGGGTGGCCGCCGGCGAGGGCGTGCTGGCGCCCGAGGTCACGCGCCGCCTGCTCGACGCGGTCGCGTCGCAACCCGTCCCCGCAGCCCCGGTCCCAGCAGAGGCCGACGACCGCCTCGCCGCCCTGACCGCGCGCGAGCGCGACGTCCTCGACGCCCTGGGCGACGGGCTGTCGAACGCGGACATCGCGGCGCGGCTCGTGGTGTCGGAGACGACGGTGAAGTCCCACGTCAGCCACGTGCTGGGCAAGCTCGGCGTGCGGACGCGACTGCAGGCGGGGGTGCTGGCGCGCGACGCGCGGCGCTGA
- a CDS encoding sensor histidine kinase — protein MTSRLAALARWVRTPPRGPAADRAYSVALLVVGLVLLVLDVRMLGVDQPLADVPGGTLPWQVGVLLLGTTALLYKRRHPVLVLVVVTALLAVDVVLGGSLGMYLVLFDALFTVARGAAPRARAVVLGVLVALVLGVMVATVVAGMSARDVVQLTLVAGSLLLPPWWWGSDVRRSEVLTAEQSRRADAERARADLARAHADDVARIAALDRDRAVQDERARVARDLHDVVAGHLSAVAIHAEAALAAPPDESRDRAALTAARAGSLDALAEMRSMILVLREGADADAATAPAGLARVADLDVDVVGDVPTGVPTAVDHAAFRILQEAATNAHKHGGGRAAVRVTADDDALVLVVDNPLATDAGPVDPALTSSAGLQTMHERAAALGGAVEAGPRGDTWRVRAHLPLRRGSVQRW, from the coding sequence ATGACCTCCCGTCTCGCCGCCCTCGCGCGGTGGGTGCGCACGCCGCCGCGCGGGCCTGCGGCGGACCGCGCGTACTCGGTGGCGCTGCTCGTCGTCGGGCTGGTCCTGCTGGTGCTCGACGTGCGCATGCTCGGCGTGGACCAGCCGCTCGCCGACGTGCCGGGCGGCACGCTGCCGTGGCAGGTGGGCGTGCTCCTGCTGGGGACGACCGCGCTGCTGTACAAGCGCCGGCACCCGGTGCTTGTCCTCGTGGTCGTCACCGCGCTGCTCGCGGTCGACGTGGTGCTCGGCGGCAGCCTGGGCATGTACCTGGTGCTGTTCGACGCGCTCTTCACGGTGGCGCGTGGCGCGGCACCGCGTGCCCGCGCGGTCGTGCTGGGGGTGCTGGTCGCCCTCGTGCTCGGGGTGATGGTCGCGACGGTCGTGGCGGGCATGTCGGCGCGGGACGTCGTCCAGCTGACGCTCGTCGCCGGGTCGCTGCTGCTGCCGCCGTGGTGGTGGGGCTCGGACGTGCGCCGCTCGGAGGTGCTGACGGCCGAGCAGTCGCGTCGCGCCGACGCCGAGCGTGCCCGGGCCGACCTGGCCCGCGCGCACGCCGACGACGTCGCACGCATCGCCGCGCTCGACCGGGACCGGGCGGTGCAGGACGAGCGCGCGCGTGTGGCCCGCGACCTGCACGACGTGGTCGCCGGGCACCTGTCCGCGGTCGCCATCCACGCCGAGGCCGCGCTCGCCGCCCCACCGGACGAGTCGCGGGACCGCGCGGCGCTGACGGCGGCGCGTGCCGGGTCGCTCGACGCGCTGGCGGAGATGCGCTCGATGATCCTCGTGCTGCGCGAGGGCGCGGACGCCGACGCGGCCACCGCACCGGCCGGTCTGGCGCGGGTCGCGGACCTCGACGTGGACGTCGTCGGCGACGTGCCGACGGGAGTGCCCACGGCCGTCGACCACGCGGCGTTCCGCATCCTGCAGGAGGCCGCGACGAACGCGCACAAGCACGGCGGCGGGCGCGCGGCGGTGCGCGTCACGGCCGACGACGACGCTCTCGTGCTCGTCGTCGACAACCCGCTGGCCACCGACGCCGGCCCGGTGGACCCGGCCCTGACGTCGTCGGCGGGCCTGCAGACGATGCACGAGCGCGCGGCGGCCCTGGGCGGCGCCGTCGAGGCCGGCCCGCGGGGCGACACCTGGCGGGTCCGCGCCCACCTGCCGCTGCGACGAGGGAGTGTGCAGCGGTGGTGA
- a CDS encoding VIT1/CCC1 transporter family protein, producing the protein MTTPTPERAGSARPTPAQLRRWRRNLADERAEGAVYRDLAARRQGEEREILLALAEAERRHESHWLELLGDDVGRPLRGDWRTRVLGWLARRFGSVWVYALAQRAEARSGYGQDAEATARMAADEQIHEEVVRGLAMRGRQQISGTFRAAVFGANDGLVSNLALVLGIGASGVATQTVLLTGLAGLLAGALSMGAGEYVSVRSQRELLEASRPDADAAAALADLDVAVNELALVYRARGMSAADAHARADVVLASLAQYEAQQAVDASLLRTSTTLPPGDGAAPAVPADVRPAEVERDEHEAIGTAWGAALASFCFFASGALIPVVPYLLGASGTTAVLWSAGLVGVALLGTGSVVGLLSGASPGRRALRQLVIGYGAAAVTYLLGLAFGTTAV; encoded by the coding sequence ATGACCACCCCCACGCCCGAGCGGGCCGGCAGCGCCCGCCCGACGCCCGCCCAGCTGCGCCGCTGGCGGCGCAACCTGGCCGACGAGCGCGCCGAGGGCGCCGTCTACCGGGACCTCGCGGCGCGTCGCCAGGGCGAGGAGCGCGAGATCCTGCTCGCCCTCGCGGAGGCCGAGCGGCGGCACGAGTCGCACTGGCTGGAGCTGCTGGGGGACGACGTCGGCCGCCCGCTGCGCGGGGACTGGCGCACGCGGGTGCTCGGGTGGCTCGCGCGACGGTTCGGGTCCGTGTGGGTCTACGCGCTCGCGCAGCGCGCCGAGGCCCGCTCCGGGTACGGGCAGGACGCCGAGGCGACGGCGCGCATGGCCGCGGACGAGCAGATCCACGAGGAGGTCGTCCGCGGGCTGGCGATGCGCGGGCGGCAGCAGATCTCCGGCACGTTCCGAGCGGCGGTGTTCGGCGCGAACGACGGGCTGGTGTCGAACCTGGCGCTCGTCCTGGGCATCGGTGCCAGTGGCGTCGCGACGCAGACGGTCCTGCTCACGGGCCTCGCGGGGCTGCTCGCCGGTGCGCTGTCCATGGGCGCCGGGGAGTACGTGTCCGTCCGCTCGCAGCGCGAGCTGCTGGAGGCGTCGCGTCCCGACGCGGACGCCGCGGCCGCGCTCGCGGACCTCGACGTCGCCGTCAACGAGCTCGCGCTGGTCTACCGCGCGCGCGGGATGAGCGCCGCCGACGCGCACGCCCGCGCCGACGTCGTGCTCGCCTCGCTCGCGCAGTACGAGGCGCAGCAGGCCGTCGACGCGTCGCTGCTGCGCACGTCGACGACGCTGCCGCCGGGGGACGGTGCGGCACCGGCCGTGCCCGCCGACGTGCGTCCCGCCGAGGTCGAGCGCGACGAGCACGAGGCGATCGGCACCGCGTGGGGCGCGGCCCTCGCGAGCTTCTGCTTCTTCGCGTCGGGCGCGCTGATCCCCGTCGTGCCGTACCTCCTGGGGGCGTCCGGGACGACGGCCGTGCTGTGGTCCGCCGGGCTCGTGGGTGTCGCGCTGCTGGGCACCGGCTCGGTCGTGGGACTGCTGTCCGGGGCGTCACCCGGCAGGCGCGCGCTGCGCCAGCTCGTCATCGGGTACGGCGCCGCGGCCGTGACGTACCTGCTGGGGCTCGCGTTCGGCACGACGGCCGTGTGA
- a CDS encoding TIGR03557 family F420-dependent LLM class oxidoreductase: MTRFGYTLMTEQSGPRELVGYAQHADRLGFDFAVSSDHYFPWLDAQGHAPYAWSVLGAVAQATERLELMTYVTCPTIRYHPAVVAQKAATMALLSEGRFTLNVGAGENLNEHVVGERWPAVGERHDMLEEALEIIHRLFDGERVTYEGAHFRVDSARLWDLPDTRVPIGVAVSGGQSVSRFSGLADHLVAVEPDADLVRRWDEARAGLGSLEVVGPSRKIGQVPISWGPDRDEAVARAHDEFRWFGGGWKVNADLPTTEAFEAASQFVRPEDVAASIPCGPDLDAVVEAVAAYWEAGFTDVAVVQVGDALQQQFLDEAAGPLLERLRAAAPAD, encoded by the coding sequence GTGACGCGCTTCGGGTACACCCTCATGACCGAGCAGTCCGGTCCGCGCGAGCTCGTGGGCTACGCGCAGCACGCGGACCGGCTGGGCTTCGACTTCGCCGTGTCCTCGGACCACTACTTCCCGTGGCTCGACGCCCAGGGCCACGCACCGTACGCGTGGAGCGTGCTGGGTGCCGTCGCCCAGGCGACCGAGCGCCTCGAGCTCATGACGTACGTGACCTGCCCGACGATCCGCTACCACCCGGCGGTCGTCGCGCAGAAGGCCGCGACCATGGCGCTGCTGTCCGAGGGCAGGTTCACGCTCAACGTCGGGGCGGGGGAGAACCTCAACGAGCACGTCGTCGGCGAGCGCTGGCCGGCCGTGGGGGAGCGGCACGACATGCTCGAGGAGGCCCTCGAGATCATCCACCGGCTCTTCGACGGCGAGCGCGTCACCTACGAGGGCGCCCACTTCCGCGTCGACTCCGCGCGGCTGTGGGACCTGCCGGACACGCGGGTGCCGATCGGCGTCGCCGTGTCGGGCGGGCAGTCGGTGTCACGGTTCTCCGGGCTCGCGGACCACCTGGTCGCGGTCGAGCCCGACGCGGACCTGGTCCGGCGGTGGGACGAGGCCCGCGCGGGGCTGGGGTCGCTGGAGGTGGTCGGGCCGTCCCGCAAGATCGGGCAGGTCCCGATCTCGTGGGGCCCGGACCGTGACGAGGCGGTGGCCCGCGCGCACGACGAGTTCCGGTGGTTCGGCGGCGGCTGGAAGGTCAACGCCGACCTGCCGACGACCGAGGCGTTCGAGGCCGCGAGCCAGTTCGTCCGCCCCGAGGACGTGGCCGCGTCCATCCCGTGCGGGCCGGATCTCGACGCGGTCGTCGAGGCCGTCGCCGCGTACTGGGAGGCGGGCTTCACCGACGTGGCCGTCGTCCAGGTGGGCGACGCGCTGCAGCAGCAGTTCCTGGACGAGGCGGCAGGCCCGCTGCTCGAGCGGCTGCGCGCGGCCGCACCCGCCGACTGA
- a CDS encoding Gfo/Idh/MocA family protein — translation MTRAARTGIPRARVRARVVDGDEEVRVTQQPVRFGVVGSGWRAEFFVRVARLMPDRFRCVGVVTRTAQRGAQVEAAWGVPTVRTIEELVTGALPGAGAAPDRPELVVTATPWPVTPDAVREIVDAAVPVLAETPPAPDAAGLRDLWADVGATGLVQVAEHSPSMPAHRARRAVVEAGVIGAPTSVQVSSTHLYHAVGLGRYLLGAGRGPVTVRAQAFTAPLVDPVGREGWTDSGGAAPVRSVLATLDLGDGRSVLYDFTDNQWYNPLRTNRVVVRGSHGEIVDDTVTRWVDERTVLTSSIVRRQSGIEQNLDGFDLEHLSMDGRVLYRNPFVGARLADDDLAVAHLLDDTGAWLRGDAPPPYPLADGCQDHLLGLAIEESARTGEPVTTAAEPWSDAL, via the coding sequence ATGACCCGCGCGGCACGCACCGGCATCCCGAGAGCGCGGGTGCGGGCTAGGGTCGTCGACGGCGACGAGGAGGTCCGTGTGACGCAGCAGCCGGTGCGGTTCGGCGTGGTGGGGTCCGGGTGGCGGGCCGAGTTCTTCGTGCGCGTCGCGCGCCTGATGCCGGACCGGTTCCGGTGCGTCGGCGTCGTGACCCGCACCGCCCAGCGCGGTGCGCAGGTCGAGGCGGCGTGGGGCGTGCCGACGGTCCGGACGATCGAGGAGCTGGTCACCGGCGCCCTGCCGGGTGCCGGTGCGGCACCCGACCGGCCCGAGCTGGTCGTCACGGCGACCCCCTGGCCCGTCACGCCCGACGCGGTGCGGGAGATCGTCGACGCGGCGGTCCCCGTGCTCGCCGAGACGCCCCCCGCGCCCGACGCCGCCGGCCTGCGCGACCTGTGGGCCGACGTGGGCGCGACGGGACTCGTGCAGGTCGCGGAGCACTCGCCGTCGATGCCCGCGCACCGCGCGCGGCGGGCCGTCGTCGAGGCCGGGGTCATCGGCGCGCCGACGAGCGTGCAGGTCTCCTCGACGCACCTGTACCACGCGGTCGGGCTGGGCCGGTACCTGCTGGGCGCCGGCCGCGGACCGGTGACGGTGCGCGCGCAGGCGTTCACCGCGCCGCTCGTCGACCCGGTCGGGCGCGAGGGCTGGACGGACTCCGGCGGGGCCGCACCGGTGCGGTCGGTCCTCGCGACCCTCGACCTGGGCGACGGCCGGTCGGTCCTCTACGACTTCACGGACAACCAGTGGTACAACCCGCTGCGCACCAACCGCGTCGTGGTGCGCGGATCGCACGGCGAGATCGTCGACGACACCGTGACGCGGTGGGTCGACGAGCGCACGGTGCTGACGTCGTCGATCGTGCGGCGCCAGTCGGGCATCGAGCAGAACCTCGACGGCTTCGACCTCGAGCACCTGTCGATGGACGGGCGCGTGCTGTACCGCAACCCGTTCGTCGGGGCGCGTCTCGCGGACGACGACCTCGCGGTGGCGCACCTGCTCGACGACACCGGTGCGTGGCTGCGCGGCGACGCACCGCCGCCGTACCCGCTGGCCGACGGCTGCCAGGACCACCTGCTGGGCCTGGCGATCGAGGAGTCCGCCCGGACGGGCGAGCCGGTGACGACGGCCGCGGAGCCCTGGTCCGACGCCCTGTGA
- a CDS encoding helix-turn-helix transcriptional regulator: protein MSAVPRARLLDRLDARGVVLRAVPGYGRTTLAGGWADRERAHGRPVAWPTPPAPGEGTSAWPAVRDALAAALRDAGADVPADASPAVLAAAVDASGAPVALVLDDADDLGPDALAVAALLTASSALRVLVVTGTGPRPLSGAAVQPVVAAVDRLPGAVTLTARDLALTPTELRDAAAGWGHPVDDGTVARLHDLTGGWAGLARTVLDDTRPQDAGPATAAGYAYARGTALPVLRAAGLLDVAALVATAADPTGDTVRLLLEETGHAPATGDVDVLLALEALGVARRLTAEQSASRWHVPGLLREVLRRDLEDRSPALATDLHRRLARRALDAVPPDLRVAVEHAARARDWPLLETCWIDFGTYLVAMGGPDVDAVYAAVPQEVAQTSTVLELARAAARRGHDAQDDAPTLVLRLMTELGSLALAGEWRSLTPAGRWTGAAAALVAARARGDMPRAMAVMRETEIAAARAGVHGGTSSRSYWWFLVQGGRTALLDGDIGSALDLPMRAYELADPLHAPDVRASAAGHVALVHALDGLLADAERWLVRHVETLQPEWEERVPDVAADVAEAMVATDRLDLPAADAALARVGLRMQSPDVSWPFVMRARVRRAVLFGDAEAGLAELEQVERMHHVWLTHAPLVQRIVLRLRAELLLALGEPERVSDLLADTDPTGLWSDVPRARWLLLTGDPLVALRAAAVGGRRHRVNLADRLDLLVLEAWAAHEAQQPALAVRSFRSARRLAAQHDTLRSFAHLPVPVRDALVEESGLPFDDDEQARLDATGPAGSDPARGLPLTPRERTVLSLLDRHGTTQQVADVLAVSVGTARTQVLRIYAKLGVHDRQAALRRAHELGVLRRP from the coding sequence GTGAGCGCAGTGCCCCGCGCGCGCCTGCTCGACCGGCTCGACGCCCGGGGCGTCGTCCTGCGCGCGGTGCCCGGGTACGGCCGCACCACGCTGGCCGGCGGGTGGGCCGACCGGGAGCGCGCGCACGGCCGTCCGGTCGCCTGGCCGACGCCCCCGGCGCCCGGCGAGGGGACGAGCGCCTGGCCGGCGGTCCGCGACGCGCTGGCCGCGGCCCTGAGGGACGCGGGCGCCGACGTCCCCGCGGACGCCTCACCGGCCGTGCTCGCCGCGGCGGTCGACGCGAGCGGTGCGCCCGTCGCGCTCGTCCTCGACGACGCCGACGACCTCGGGCCGGACGCGCTCGCGGTCGCGGCGCTGCTGACCGCCAGCTCGGCGCTGCGCGTGCTCGTCGTGACCGGGACCGGCCCGCGTCCGCTGTCCGGCGCCGCGGTGCAGCCGGTCGTGGCGGCCGTCGACCGGCTGCCCGGTGCCGTCACGCTGACCGCCCGTGACCTGGCGCTGACGCCGACCGAGCTGCGGGACGCCGCCGCCGGGTGGGGGCACCCGGTGGACGACGGCACGGTGGCGCGGCTCCACGACCTCACGGGCGGCTGGGCCGGCCTCGCCCGCACCGTCCTCGACGACACCCGGCCCCAGGACGCCGGCCCGGCCACCGCCGCCGGCTACGCGTACGCGCGCGGCACCGCGCTGCCCGTCCTGCGGGCCGCCGGCCTGCTGGACGTCGCCGCCCTCGTCGCGACCGCGGCGGACCCGACGGGCGACACCGTGCGTCTGCTCCTCGAGGAGACCGGGCACGCGCCGGCGACGGGCGACGTGGACGTGCTGCTCGCGCTCGAGGCCCTCGGCGTGGCCCGGCGGCTGACGGCCGAGCAGTCCGCGTCGCGCTGGCACGTGCCGGGCCTGCTGCGGGAGGTCCTGCGCCGCGACCTGGAGGACCGGTCCCCCGCGCTCGCCACCGACCTGCACCGCCGGCTGGCCCGCCGCGCGCTCGACGCGGTGCCGCCCGACCTGCGCGTCGCCGTCGAGCACGCCGCGCGGGCGCGCGACTGGCCGCTGCTGGAGACGTGCTGGATCGACTTCGGGACCTACCTCGTGGCGATGGGCGGCCCCGACGTCGATGCCGTGTACGCCGCGGTCCCGCAGGAGGTCGCGCAGACGTCCACCGTCCTGGAGCTGGCGCGCGCCGCCGCCCGTCGTGGGCACGACGCCCAGGACGACGCACCCACCCTCGTCCTGCGGCTCATGACCGAGCTCGGCTCCCTCGCGCTGGCCGGCGAGTGGCGGAGCCTGACGCCCGCGGGCCGCTGGACGGGCGCGGCGGCGGCGCTCGTCGCGGCCCGGGCGCGGGGCGACATGCCACGCGCCATGGCGGTGATGCGCGAGACGGAGATCGCGGCGGCGAGGGCGGGCGTGCACGGCGGCACGTCGTCCCGGTCCTACTGGTGGTTCCTGGTGCAGGGCGGCCGCACGGCCCTGCTCGACGGCGACATCGGGTCGGCGCTCGACCTGCCGATGCGCGCCTACGAGCTCGCCGACCCCCTCCACGCCCCCGACGTACGCGCGTCAGCGGCCGGGCACGTCGCCCTCGTCCACGCGCTCGACGGCCTGCTGGCGGACGCCGAGCGGTGGCTCGTGCGGCACGTCGAGACCCTGCAGCCCGAGTGGGAGGAGCGCGTCCCCGACGTCGCCGCGGACGTCGCCGAGGCGATGGTCGCCACCGACAGGCTCGACCTGCCCGCCGCGGACGCCGCGCTCGCGCGGGTCGGGCTGCGCATGCAGTCGCCCGACGTGAGCTGGCCGTTCGTCATGCGCGCCCGCGTGCGCCGCGCCGTGCTCTTCGGGGACGCGGAGGCGGGGCTCGCCGAGCTCGAGCAGGTCGAGCGGATGCACCACGTCTGGCTGACGCACGCCCCGCTGGTGCAGCGGATCGTGCTGCGGCTGCGGGCCGAGCTCCTGCTGGCGCTCGGCGAGCCGGAGCGCGTGTCCGACCTGCTCGCCGACACCGACCCGACGGGCCTGTGGAGCGACGTGCCCCGCGCCCGGTGGCTCCTGCTGACCGGCGACCCGCTCGTCGCGCTGCGCGCCGCCGCCGTCGGCGGCCGCCGCCACCGGGTGAACCTCGCGGACCGCCTCGACCTGCTGGTCCTCGAGGCGTGGGCGGCGCACGAGGCGCAGCAGCCGGCGCTGGCGGTCCGGTCGTTCCGCAGCGCGCGACGGCTGGCGGCGCAGCACGACACGCTGCGCAGCTTCGCGCACCTGCCGGTCCCGGTGCGCGACGCGCTGGTGGAGGAGTCCGGGCTCCCGTTCGACGACGACGAGCAGGCGCGGCTCGACGCGACGGGACCGGCGGGGTCCGACCCCGCGCGCGGGCTGCCGCTGACCCCGCGGGAACGCACCGTGCTGTCGCTGCTCGACCGGCACGGCACGACCCAGCAGGTCGCCGACGTGCTCGCCGTGTCCGTCGGCACCGCGCGCACGCAGGTGCTGCGCATCTACGCGAAGCTCGGCGTCCACGACCGGCAGGCCGCGCTGCGCCGGGCGCACGAGCTCGGGGTCCTGCGGCGGCCCTGA